From Halotia branconii CENA392, the proteins below share one genomic window:
- a CDS encoding Uma2 family endonuclease, producing the protein MFVTAQQLEKQMPDATRLLSDEPEMETSLHYMQLLLLVTCLEWLWRDHNDFFIGANLTIYFSRQQLRNRDFRGPDFFLVKDTEKHPRSSWVVWEEDGRYPDLIIELLSESTADVDRNLKKSLYENRFHTPEYFWFSPENLEFVGFELVGNKYQEIVPDRRGWCWSEVLGLYLGVENGKLRYFTFDGELVPTPEEAAMEAQQAAIEAQQIAIEMQQTAIEAQQQVSQTELRLEEEQQRSQRLAEHLRSLGVDPDSLN; encoded by the coding sequence ATGTTTGTTACAGCCCAACAGCTAGAAAAACAGATGCCCGATGCAACTCGGTTGTTAAGTGATGAGCCAGAAATGGAAACTTCGTTGCATTATATGCAGTTATTGCTGCTAGTAACTTGCCTAGAGTGGCTGTGGCGCGACCATAATGATTTCTTTATAGGTGCGAATCTGACGATTTATTTTAGCCGCCAGCAGTTACGAAACCGAGATTTCCGGGGGCCAGACTTTTTTTTAGTGAAAGATACCGAAAAGCATCCTCGTAGTTCTTGGGTAGTCTGGGAGGAAGACGGTCGTTATCCAGATTTAATTATTGAATTACTTTCAGAAAGTACAGCTGATGTTGACCGGAATTTAAAGAAAAGCCTATATGAGAATCGCTTTCATACACCGGAATATTTTTGGTTTTCGCCGGAAAATTTGGAATTTGTCGGTTTTGAACTGGTTGGCAATAAGTACCAAGAAATTGTACCCGATAGACGCGGGTGGTGTTGGAGTGAGGTGCTTGGTCTGTATTTAGGTGTAGAAAATGGTAAATTGCGATATTTTACATTTGATGGAGAATTAGTGCCAACACCGGAGGAAGCTGCTATGGAAGCGCAACAGGCAGCCATCGAAGCGCAACAGATAGCCATCGAAATGCAACAGACAGCCATTGAGGCACAGCAACAAGTGTCTCAAACTGAATTGCGGTTAGAAGAAGAACAACAGCGATCGCAGCGACTAGCGGAGCATTTGCGATCTCTAGGCGTTGACCCAGATAGTTTAAATTAA